The sequence ACGGGGCACGGAGTAAAGTAGTAACCCACTCATATTTTGTAGATCCTCAAATGAATACCAGATATACACTGCCCGTAATTTCTATTGTAACCGACTATGACAACTTCTTTGACAAGTCTACCGGGATTTATGTAAATGGGAATTATGAGAACAGGGGAAAAGAGTGGGAAAGACCGGTACATATCGAGTACTTTGAAACAGACGGGAAACTTGGATTCTCCATGGATATGGGACTTAGGATACATGGGGGATACACAAGAAAGTATCCTCAGAAGTCTTTCCGTTTGTATGCTGACCACAATAATGATATTGGCGAGATCAAATATGAGATTTTCCCGGGACTTAGAGGAACGGGAACAGGTAAAAAAATAAAGAGTTTTGAACGCCTGATTTTGAGGAATGCGGGAAATGACTGGACAGGTGCTCTTTTCAGGGATGAAATGATGCAAAGTCTCGTTTCCCACCTGAAAATAGACACCCAGGCTTTCAGACCGTGTATTGTATTCCTGAATGGAGAGTATTGGGGAATATATCATATTCGTGAACGTTATGACGATAAATATCTTAAATCACATTATGGCCTTGATGATGACAAAGTTGCAATACTTGACGTTTACCAGACTCCCGAAGTCCAGGAAGGCGATTCCTCGGATGTCCTGGCATATACAAATGATGTAATAAATTATTTAAAAACCCATTCCATAACTGAAAAAAGCACATATGATTATATTAAAACAAAGATCGACATAGAAAACTATATCGATTATTATGTAGCTCAGATATTCTTCGGAAATACGGACTGGCCCGGAAACAATGTAAGCATATGGAGATACAAGACGGATGACGGCCAATATCATCCGGAAGCTCCTTACGGTCAGGACGGAAGATGGAGGTGGATGCTGAAAGATACTGATTTTGGCTTTGGTTTGTACGGAAAAAGTCCGTCACACAACACCCTTGCTTTTGCAGCCGGTGATATACGCGAAGGTCAAGCCAATGAGGAGTGGGCGGTATTTCTTTTCAAGACTCTTCTTAAAAATGAAGAGTTCAGGAATGAGTTTATAAACCGTTTTGCCGACCAGTTGAATACTTCGTTTGTACCGTCAAGAGTGATTTCAATTATTGATGATATTGTTGCAACTTTGGAACCGGAGATGAAAGAGCATACGGACCGTTGGCCGTTTATTAAATTGACAGCCACCAGCCCGTGGGATACAACCTGGAGCCAGGAAGTAAACAGAATCAGAAATTATGCCAACAGCCGTCCGTCATATGTAAGGCAGCATATATTGAGCAAGTTCCGCAATAATGGTGTAACGGGTACTGCTCTTGTTACTTTGAACACTGATTCGACCCGGGGACACATAAGGATTAATTCCATTGACATAGTATCAGATACTCCGGCAGTTACAAATCCTAATCGCTGGAGCGGTACTTACTTCAAGGGAGTTCCCATAACGCTAAAGGCGATACCAAAAGAAGGCTATGTGTTTGACCACTGGGAGGGTATAAACGGATCCGTTGAGGCATCATCGGATACGATAACAGTCAACCTTTCGAATGATTTGAACGTTACAGCGGTATTCAGGCCTGAAAATGAAACTCCCGATCCTGAAATTTTGTATGGTGACTATAATGGGGATGGAGCGGTTAACTCCACAGACTTGTTGGCATGTAAAAGGTATCTGCTTTATGCTTTGAAACCGGAGCAGATAAATGTTATTGCAGGGGATCTTGACGGCAATGGAAAGATTAACTCGACTGACTATGCATATCTTAAGAGATATTTGTTAAAGCAGATAGATAAGTTCCCGGTACAGTTGAAGTAATACTGATCTTTTGTTAATATATATATATATATATATATAAATTAAGGGGGGGGAAATGGAAAAGTTGGCAATTGAGGTATTCAACAGGTATGAGAAAAAGTATTTGATGGACAACGATACGTATGAGAAAATTAAAGATATTCTCGCAGAATATATGGAGCTTGATGAATACAATAAAGTGAATAATACATATTACACAATATGCAACATCTACTATGATACTCAAGACAATCAATTGATAAGACATTCGGTTTCAAAACCTAGATATAAAGAAAAATTAAGGCTTCGTTCCTATGGAGTGCCTTCTTTGGATGCCAAGGTATATTTGGAAATAAAGAAAAAGGTAAACGGACTTGTAAACAAGAGAAGGACGAAGCTGACATTGAGAGAGGCTTATGAATTTGCTGCGACAGGTATAAAGCCCAAATATCAAAGTTACATGAACAAGCAGGTTTTGAATGAAATCGAATACATTTTGAGTGTGTATGACCTTGAGCCAAAGCTTTATCTGGCATATGACAGAATAGCATATTTTGGCATAAACAACAGAGACTTAAGAATAACTTTTGATACAAATATAAGATCGCGAAGGACTGATTTGAGGCTTGAACTGGGAGACTACGGTGAACCGTTGCTGGATGAAGGTGTTTGGCTTATGGAGGTCAAAGCGGAAAAGAGCATATCTGTCTGGCTTTCAAGGATGCTGAGCGAAAACGGACTCTTTAAGACCAGCTTCTCAAAGTATGGGACTGAGTATAAGAAAATGATTTTGAACAATATTGCGAAGGAGAATGATAACGATTGCTCGACGGAATATTTGATGTCACGGCTGGCATAAAGCTGTCTTTTGGAAACATGACACTGGCGCTGGCAGTCTCATTTGCTTTGGGAATAATTATAAGTCTGGTATATATTAAGACTCATTTGAAAGAGCATTATTCTCAGAACTTTGCTTTGGCTTTGGCGATAATACCGAGCATTATTGCCATGATGATTATGCTGATAGGGAGCAATGTGGCGAGAGCCTTTAGCTTGGCGGGAGCTTTTGCGATTATTCGCTTTAGAAGTGAAGAAGCCACTTTTAAGGATATTGCTTATGTACTTTTTGCAATGGGAGCAGGTTTGGCCTGTGGCGTCGGATTTTTGGGCTATGCGACACTTTTTACCCTGGTGCTTTGCGGTTTCTTGATTGTTCTTGGCAAAGTAAATTTCGGCGCCAAAAAATCACCATATAAAGTACTGAAGGTCACGGTTCGGGATGATTTTGACTATAAGAGGGAGTTTGAAGAAGTTTTTAACAAGTATGCATTGAGCTATGAGCTAAAAAGAGTCAAGGCAAAGGATGAAGAGGGCCTTTACGTGCTTGAGTATCTTGTTTCTCTTTATTACGATGTCGATGAAAAAGAATTTATTGATGCGCTTCGGTATCGCAACGGCAATTTAAATATTGCTCTGGGTATGAATGTCGAGGGATAGTTGAAACAGGTCAGGAAGAGAGGTTCTTCCTGACTTGTTCTGTATTTATATGTTTACAAGATATTTTTTTTCCAACTTTATGGGTTGATAAGCTGACTTGGCTCTGCGCAACCCTTCCAGACCCAAGTCTTCCTGAAGATTTATAAATTCCACATCGCGAAAGAAGATTTCCACCAAAGATTTGTTTAGAAACGGATAAATGCCGGAAAAATTGTAATTTCCTTTTTCAAAGTGAACTGTTGCCATCTTGCTGTTTAATTTTTCGCCTATTGCAAACCCTGCTATTTCGTTATTTACATAAACAGCAATACCTTTTATATTGTTAAAGATTTTGATATTGCTAAAAATATCGAAAATGGCTTTTTGCTCGTTTTTAAGCTGTTCACTTTGCAGGGATTTATAATCATACCATTTAAGAGACAAATCAATACAATTTTTTATAACTTCAGGACTTTGTATTTCTTCAATTCTATAATCGTATTTCTTTATGAATTGATTGTACTGATTCTTTTTTCTGTGATATTTTTTGCCCGACAGTTTAATCAAATCCTTGCTGTTGAAAATATAATCAAAATTGTTTTTGTCCTCATGGGATGTTACGAGATTTCCGAAATTTTCATGAAGCTGCTCTAAAAAAGGTGTTTCCACGTCACCGTAGAGGTATTTGAAGTCGGGATTGTTTTTTCTTAAGGTGTTGAGCTTTAATGTAATGTCGGCAATTTTACTTTTATCGGCCCCAATGGGCTGCATGAAATAGGTGCCGTTGTTGGCGGTGCGCTTTTTAATGACTATTGTGTCATCAACTATTGCAAACTCTGTATTGTACATTTTTCTCCATATATAAAGTGTTAAAAATGAATATTCATAAGTGAGAAAATCATAATCTTTTAAATATTCATGAAAAAGTTCTCTGTCTTTTAGCTCTATAGGTTTGAAATCCAGCATTTGTCTCATCCTACTTTTGTTATTTCTTTATTTGTCCTGATTAAAATGTCTTAAATGTTATTATACATAATTTGCAGCTTTTTGGCTACTATATAAAAGTTGTATTTAACGAATAAAATTAATCATATGGCTGGTTTTATATTATTATTTTATAAAATTATTGTCTTATTTAATGAATATTTTAATTCTAAAGTATATGCCGCAGCTAATTGTAAATAAGTTGATATAGTATTTATTTTCTTATTAATATATAGCAATTGCTTGTATATCCATAAATTGTAAATGTCAATAAAAATTTGGTTCTTTCCAAAGTTGGTTGAGTACACTCATTTATAAAAAAGATAAGAGGCGTAAACCCTTAAATTTCAAGGTTTAGCGTCTCTTTTACGTTCTATAACTGTCAAGCTCGGGATTTTTATTTGTTATATTGTATTTTTTCATTTATTTTAACTAACCTTGGAAAGAACCAATTTTATCTTGTAAAAACATCTTAGAAAAATATGGAACACAAAAAGTTAAAGTGACAGGGTGAAATTCCCATGGATTAATCTGTATGCATATGTAAATTTTTTACTTCCAATAAAGACTGCTTTATGATAAAATGTTGCCGTCATATTTTTATTACAATTTATTAAAGGTGGTGTATCATGAGTAATGAAGGAAGGTGTAAAACAGGAAATTTTAAAGCCGTATTGGCCGTACTTATCGTAATTTTTGTAACTCTTTCAGGCAGCTTTAAAGCAAGTGCAATTAACAAGCAGATTTTCATTACTGTAAAGGTAAACGGCAACTATATTAAAATGGACACGTGGCCGTATATTAAAGACGGCAGGACATTTGTATCAGTACGCTTTGTCGCTGAAGCTCTCGGAGCAAAAGTGGAATGGGATGGCGAAGACAAGAAAGTTACAATAAAAGATGACTACAATTATATTGAATTGTTTGTCGGAAGCAAAGAATGTTATATTAACGCAGTGAAGCAAGCAATGGATACCTCTCCTGAAATATCAAACGGACGCACAATGGTGCCATTAAGGTTTGTATCTGAAGTTCTCGGATGTTCAGTCGATTGGAATCAGACAACATATACAGTCTCAATAAACAAAAACGGCATTAAAGTTCCCGAAGAATGTATATACCAAAGAAATTATACCGATGAGGATTTGATTTGGCTTGCCAGGATAGTAACTGTTGAGGCAGGGGGAATGTCTCTTGAGGGAAAACTTGCAGTTGCAAATGTCGTATTAAACAGAGTAAAAAGTCCTTCATTTCCCAATACCGTGTATGATGTTATATTTCAAAAAGGCCAATTTCCTCCGGCATACAAGAGCGGCTTTAAAGAGTTGGTGCCCCCGGACGAGTGTATTATTGCGGCAAAAATGGCTTTGGAGGGTGTCAACAACATTGGGAACTGTCTGTATTTCAATAACAGGCCGTTTACTTCAAGAAGCGGTACTTTTTATAAAAAAATAGAAGGTGAGTACTTCTATTACTAAGTCAAAAATATGATAAAATCAAATTGCCGAAAATAAAAAAGTATGAAATAGAAGATATATAAAAGATATATAAAAAATATATAAAAACAGCCGAAAAAGCAGATGAAAAGATAAAAACAGATAAAAACAGATAAAAACAGGTACTTGTCAAAAAGGTACCTGTTTTCTTTATGAAAATTTATATATTCTTGATTCTCATTACCCTCATGGCATTGAGAACTGCCAACAGCGCAACTCCGACATCTGCGAAAACGGCTTCCCACATTGTGGCTATGCCTGCTGCGCCGAGCAGCAAGACCAGGACTTTTACGCCCAACGAGAAAATAATGTTCTGCCAGACAATGGTTTTGGTTCTTTTGGCAATTTTAATGGCAGTGACAAGCTTTGAGGGCTCATCGGTCATCAGCACCACATCTGCGGCTTCAATTGCGGCATCCGAGCCAAGGCCTCCCATTGCGACACCTATATCCGACCGCGCCAGCACAGGCGCGTCATTCAGCCCGTCACCGACGAATACCAGTTTGCCACCTTTTGATTTGCTGCCATCCAAAAGTTCAACCACTTCCACCTTTTGATGAGGCAAAAGTTCCGCATGCACTTCATCGATTTCCAATTCGCTTGCGACCTTGCGGGCAGTGCTGTTATTGTCTCCCGTAAGCATTACCAATTTTCTTACACCGATTTCTTTCAGTTCTTTCAAAGCTTTCTTTGAGTCCGCCTTTATTTCATCCGAAATAACAATGTTGCCTGCGTAAATTCCGTCAACGGCCACATGGACCACAGTTCCTGAAGTTTCAATATTGGCAAAGGATATGGCCGCTTTGGCCATAAGCTTGGTATTTCCAGCAAGTATCTCTTTGCCATGGTAGACGGCTTTTATTCCATGACCGGCAATTTCTTCATAGCTTTCCACTTTACTTTTATCAATAGTTTTGCCGAAAGCTTTCGTTATTGACAATGCGATTGGGTGGTTTGAAAAGCTTTCCGCATAGGCTGCATATTTTAGTAAATCTTCCTTTGTAAAATCCGATGAAGGATTTACCTCGGTTACATTAAACACACCTTTTGTAAGGGTACCGGTCTTATCGAACACTACGGTATCAACACTGTTTAATGCCTCAAGATAGTTGCTGCCCTTAATGAGAATGCCGTTTTTTGAAGCTCCACCAATTCCGCCGAAGAATCCAAGGGGTATGGATATTACCAGAGCGCAGGGACATGAGATTACAAGGAATATGAGTGCTCTGTAAACCCAATCGAAGAAACCGGCACCGGGAACAACCAGCGGAGGAATTACTGCCAAAGCCGCTGAGATAAAAACTACTGCGGGAGTGTAGTATCCTGCAAACTTTGTGATAAAGTTTTCGGTCGGAGCTTTTCTGCTGCTTGCGTTTTGCACCAAGTCCAGTATTTTTGACACCGTGGATTCGCCAAACAGTTTTGTAACTTCTACACTGATAAGGCTCGTTTGATTGACTGTACCGGAGAGGACAGCTTCACCGGGGTAAACTTCCCGCGGAACCGATTCACCGGTGAGGGCCGATGTATCCAGCATTGTTCTTCCTTCAACGACTTTACCGTCCAAAGGTATTCTTTCACCCGGCTTTACAACTATTATGTCTCCGACTTTAATATCCTCCACGGATACTTTTTTTATGCTGTTGCCGACTTTGAGATTGGCATAGTCGGGACGAATATCCATAAGAGCGGCGATGGACTTTCTTGAACGGTTTACCGCCATATTCTGCAAGTATTCACCTATTTGGTAAAAAATCATAACCGCTACGCCTTCAGGAAATTCTCCGATTAAAAATGCTCCTATTGTCGCTATGCCCATCAGAAAGTTTTCATCAAATACTTTACCCTTTGATATATTACGGAAGGCTTTTAGCAACACTTCTCCTCCGATAATTATATAGCTTGCAAAGAACAGGCCGAATTCAACCCAGTAGTTTAAATTCAGGGACAGTGCGGCGACAAATAAAAGTATTCCGACACCGAGTTTTACAAGCTCTTTTTTGTCGAAGTCATTATCGTTGGATTTCAATTTTTCATTGGTCTTATCCTGTTTCTCGATGACTTCAATATCCTCTTCTATGCTTTTGGCAATCAAAGACGCCTGCTTTATAATATTTGCCGGTTCGAGCGTGTCATCCAGTTCCAGGATCATTTTTTTTGACACAAAATTAACCGAGGCGTTTTTTACTCCTTCAATTTCTCTTACCTTTGTTTCTATTTTTTGTGCACAGTTGGCACAATTCAAACCTTCAAGTATTAATTCTTTCTTAATTGCCTGTTTCATTTTACACCTGCTTTCCGGATTCATTTTCCGTTATATGCATATAGCCTTGGTCAAATATTTGTTTTATATGGTCGTCATCCAAAGAGTAGTACACGACTTTGCCTTCTTTTCTGTACTTTACAAGTCTTGCCTGCTTTAATACTCTCAGCTGGTGGGAAACTGCCGACTGAGTCATGTTTATAAGTGCGGCAATATCGCACACACACATTTCAGAGGCAAACAATGCGTATAGTATTTTTATCCTGGTGGTATCTCCAAAAACTTTGAAAAGCTCTGCCAGATCATAAAGGTGCTCTTCTTTGGGCATGTTTTTTTTCACTTTGTTTACTATGTCTTCGTGTATTACATTACATTCACATGAATCTCGTTTTTCATCCAAAACTAATTCCTCCCCTGCATAGTTGATAAATTGAACATATGAATATGTATTCATATATTACACTTTTATTATATGCCAACTGAATAATGGTGTCAATATTTTATGTATCAAAAAACTATTAATGAAACAAAAAAATTTTATAAGAAAAAAGTTGATAATAAAAGAAAAACCTACCCCTAAAAAAATTAGAATTTCGTATTTATAAAAAGAGGGACATATCAGTGAATTTTTAAAAGGGAGGATGAAAGATGAAAAAAACTCTTGTATTTTTAACGGCCTTGAGTCTGATATTCACGCTGTTTATCAGTTATTCCCTGTCAGCAGGACCGGCTTCAACCAAGTATGGGGATCTCAATGCCGATGGCAAGATCAATTCGACAGATTACAACTTGGGCAAGAGATTGATTCTGAGAACAATTTCGGAGCTTCCCATTTCCAATGGATCTGTAGCCTTTGACCTTAACGGTGATTCAAAGGTTGATTCAACGGACCTTACTGCGCTGAAAAGATACCTGCTGGGTGTTATTGACAAGTTTCCGGTGGGCACGGATATACCATCCCAAACACAAAAGACGAGATATCAGGCTGAGGATGCGATGTTGTACAAGGCATTCGAGGAAACAATCCATGCAGGTTATGACGGGAGAAGTTATGTAAATTACGACAACGAACCCGGAGGATATATTGAGTGGAATGTAAATGTATCCAGTTCAGGTACATATAAGCTTATTTTCAGATATGCAAACGGATCAAACAATAACAGACCTATGGAAATAAGAGTAAATTCCAATCTGGTTGCAGGTAGTCTGGACTTTTATCCGACTTCAGCCTGGACTGTATGGAATGACCAAAGCATAGTTGTAACTTTAAATGCGGGCAACAACGTTATCAGGGCAACGGGAATTGCCTCGGACGGCGGACCGAATGTGGATTATCTTGAAGTAATTCCGACAAATGAACCACCAGCACCCACCCCTTCACCGACGCCTACAGTTGGACCTACACCTGCTGGTGCGCGTCAGATGGAGAGACTGGACAGAGGGCTTGTGGCGGTAAAAGTAAACAACGGAGTATTTTTAAGCTGGAGAATGTTTGGTACGGATCCTTCCAACATTGCATTCAACTTGTACCGCAACGGAACAAAGATAAATTCCACACCGATTACCGGTGCGACAAACTATGTGGATACCGGCGGAACGACAAGTTCAACATACACGGTACGTGCGGTTATTAACGGACAGGAACAGGAGGCATCAAAACCTGTAAGTGTCTGGGCTCAGAATTATCTTCAGATTCCCATTCAGCCACCGTCAAGCGCGTACGAGGCTAATGACTGCAGTGCCGCAGACCTTGACGGAGACGGAGAATATGAAATTGTGTTAAAGTGGGAGCCAAATAACGCAAAAGACAATTCCCAATCCGGATATACCGATAATGTGTATTTGGATGCTTACAAGCTGAACGGCACACGTTTGTGGAGAATAGATCTTGGAAGAAATATCCGTGCCGGTGCCCACTATACCCAGTTTATGGTTTATGACCTTGACGGCGACGGCAAGGCAGAGGTTGCATGCAAGACAGCTGACGGAACAAGAGACGGAAAAGGAAATGTGATAGGCAATCCAAATGCGGATTATCGTAATTCAAGCGGATACATACTTTCAGGACCTGAATACCTGACAGTATTCGATGGACAGACAGGTGCCGCCATTACAACGGTGGATTATGATCCTCCGAGAGGAAATGTCTCTTCATGGGGTGACAATTACGGAAACAGAGTGGACCGTTTCCTGGCGTGCATAGCATACCTTGACGGTCAAAGACCAAGCCTTGTCATGTGCCGCGGATATTATACAAGAAGCGTGCTTGTGGCCTGGGATTTCAGAAACGGAAGGCTTACAAAGAGATGGGTATTTGACGGCAACAATTACAGCGGATATAACGGACAGGGTAATCACAACCTGAGTGTGGCCGATGTTGACGGCGACGGAAGAGATGAGATTATTTACGGTGCATGTACCATTGATGACAACGGAAAAGGATTGTATACTTCAGGACTTGGCCATGGGGACGCTCTGCATGTGGGAGATCTTAATCCCAACAGACCGGGCCTTGAAATTTGGAGCTGCTTTGAAAGCTCCGGCGGCGCTGCTTTGCGTGATGCAAGGACAGGAGAAGTGTTGTTCAGATGGCATAGATCCAGTGATACAGGAAGGGCTTGTGCGGCTGATATAACGGCATCATCTCCGGGAGCTGAGCTTTGGGCTGCAGGTTCTCCGCTGTTCAGCTGTACCGGTCAGAATATAGGAACTGCTCCAAGCCAGATTAACTTTGCTATATGGTGGGACGGAGACGAACTCAGGGAGCTCCTTGACGGCATTACAATAAGCAAATACGGTGTAGGAACATTGTTTACCGCGACCGGATGTGCTTCCAACAACGGTACAAAATCAACTCCGTGCCTCCAGGCAGACCTCCTTGGAGACTGGAGAGAAGAAGTAATCTTTAGAACTTCGGACAACAGGTATTTGAGAATATACACCACAACGGCAACAACAAACAGACGTATTTACACATTAATGCATGATCCGGTTTACAGATTGGGTATAGCCTGGCAGAATGTAGCATACAATCAGCCGCCGCACACAAGCTTCTTTATCGGAGCCGGCATGGCTGAGCCTCCGAAGCCAAATATTTACCTTGTGCCGTAATAGTGCTTGAAATGGGCTAATAGAGGATTGAAAAAGGAAAATAAATAATGGAGCTGTTGCACATCAAATGGGATGAATTTCACTGCAACGGCTCTTTTTTTTTATGGGAAAACTTTTGAAAAAATTACGGATATGTTGTAATATTATTAAAACATGCTATTAAAATATACTACATTAGATATACTAATGAAATATACCGTTAAAGTGGCAATATACTATAAAAACAACTTATTTTAGTAAACAGATTATATTAAAACATCAGGGTTGGCGGGAGGAACAATGAATACAAAGCAAATGTATTTAAAGCGTATGCGCCAATATAGTGATAATGCGGAAAAGCTTGAAAGACGTTCGGGAATGTACAGCACAATAAGGCTTGTAACATTTGCAGCAGGTACATTCTTTACGGTTCTTGCTTTTATGTATTTAAGCAATGTCCATGGGTTTATTAGTATGGGAGTATTTTTTGTACTGTTTCTCTTTTTGGTTGCGAAGCATCAAAAAGTAATCGATGAAACTTTAAAATATCGCACTCTTGCGGAAATAAACAAAAGATGCGTAGCAAGAATGGAAGGCACGTGGACAGAGTTTGAGGACAAGGGAGAGGAATATGCAGACCCAAATCATATGTATTCCAAAGACCTTGATGTTTTTGGGCATGGTTCTCTTTTTCAGTGGATCAATACGACAAATACATTTTTTGGCAGGGAAAGGCTAAGGCGTTTGCTGGAATTCCCTGAAAAGGAGGCCGGACAAATCAGAAAGAGGCAGAATGCGGTAAAGGAGCTTTCAAAGAA comes from Acetivibrio thermocellus ATCC 27405 and encodes:
- a CDS encoding rhamnogalacturonan lyase family protein, with translation MKKTLVFLTALSLIFTLFISYSLSAGPASTKYGDLNADGKINSTDYNLGKRLILRTISELPISNGSVAFDLNGDSKVDSTDLTALKRYLLGVIDKFPVGTDIPSQTQKTRYQAEDAMLYKAFEETIHAGYDGRSYVNYDNEPGGYIEWNVNVSSSGTYKLIFRYANGSNNNRPMEIRVNSNLVAGSLDFYPTSAWTVWNDQSIVVTLNAGNNVIRATGIASDGGPNVDYLEVIPTNEPPAPTPSPTPTVGPTPAGARQMERLDRGLVAVKVNNGVFLSWRMFGTDPSNIAFNLYRNGTKINSTPITGATNYVDTGGTTSSTYTVRAVINGQEQEASKPVSVWAQNYLQIPIQPPSSAYEANDCSAADLDGDGEYEIVLKWEPNNAKDNSQSGYTDNVYLDAYKLNGTRLWRIDLGRNIRAGAHYTQFMVYDLDGDGKAEVACKTADGTRDGKGNVIGNPNADYRNSSGYILSGPEYLTVFDGQTGAAITTVDYDPPRGNVSSWGDNYGNRVDRFLACIAYLDGQRPSLVMCRGYYTRSVLVAWDFRNGRLTKRWVFDGNNYSGYNGQGNHNLSVADVDGDGRDEIIYGACTIDDNGKGLYTSGLGHGDALHVGDLNPNRPGLEIWSCFESSGGAALRDARTGEVLFRWHRSSDTGRACAADITASSPGAELWAAGSPLFSCTGQNIGTAPSQINFAIWWDGDELRELLDGITISKYGVGTLFTATGCASNNGTKSTPCLQADLLGDWREEVIFRTSDNRYLRIYTTTATTNRRIYTLMHDPVYRLGIAWQNVAYNQPPHTSFFIGAGMAEPPKPNIYLVP